In Cyprinus carpio isolate SPL01 chromosome B16, ASM1834038v1, whole genome shotgun sequence, the following are encoded in one genomic region:
- the LOC109049869 gene encoding sorting nexin-10B-like, with amino-acid sequence MQEFTGVWVRDPRIQKEDFWHAYMDYEICIHTNSLAFTKKSSCVRRRYSEFVWLRKKLQENAMLITHLPKLPPKNPFFSLNNAREIGARMEGLRKFLEEVVHNPVLLSDSCLHLFLQSQLSVKKIEACAKGRSRYTVSEAIHSFGSGIKRFESQSEESMEEDDDMQCESE; translated from the exons ATGCAGGAATTCACTGGTGTGTGGGTGAGGGATCCTCGCATCCAGAAAGAAGATTTCTGGCATGCTTACATGGATTATGAAATCTGTATACAT ACAAACAGTTTGGCCTTCACAAAGAAGAGTTCCTGTGTGCGGCGTAGATACAGCGAGTTTGTGTGGCTAAGAAAAAAGCTACAGGAAAATGCTATGCTCAT AACACATCTACCCAAACTTCCTCCAAAAAACCCATTCTTCAGTCTCAACAATGCCAGAGAGATCGGAGCCCGTATGGAAGGTCTCAGGAAATTTCTAGAAGA GGTGGTTCACAACCCCGTGCTGCTTTCGGACAGCTGCTTACATCTCTTCCTACAGTCCCAACTAAGTGTGAAAAAAATCGAGGCCTGTGCTAAAGGCCGAAGTCGCTACACCGTCTCTGAGGCCATTCACAGTTTCGGCTCAGGAATCAAACGCTTTGAATCTCAGTCTGAAGAGAGCATGGAAGAAGATGACGATATGCAGTGTGAATCAGAGTGA